Proteins encoded within one genomic window of Halobacteroides halobius DSM 5150:
- a CDS encoding Na+/H+ antiporter NhaC family protein gives MEGIVSLVPSLTAIIIAIITKQVLPALIIGLIAGSYLVKPTILGGILQTTDYLIKSATVEENIEIVFFLYIFSGLIGMIKVTGGVKGVENLISKRIKSKKGVLLTTWGLSLFTFIDCGFHIMALGAIMKPIAKKINLAKERLAYVIDTATVPLIVLAPLGTTYVGYMVTLVRTSLAENNINQDPYSLFIKSIPYNFYAIVAILISLGVVITGKYFSIKKDTTKVKDKETKQHHHSKFKEDVEPKIWNIVFPILTLFILTLYFLWWSGSQETNSFLTALLKAKTARMMLVALLATLVITALFYIFQKFKIGELINGFLEGGNEIIVAMVLLFLVWGLAEVSNDLGFSQFITNTLGTFLPGYLVPSILFLLGSIVSYFIGTSWGAWGLLMPMGISLAIATNSNLALSVGAVFAGGTFGDHISPLSETTVITATIMKMPVVKHANNQLLYGITGVVISSILYLIAGILL, from the coding sequence ATGGAAGGAATAGTTTCTTTAGTACCATCATTAACAGCTATTATAATAGCAATCATTACAAAACAAGTCTTACCTGCTTTAATCATTGGCTTAATAGCTGGTTCCTATTTAGTCAAACCAACTATTTTAGGGGGCATTTTACAAACTACAGATTATTTAATCAAATCTGCAACTGTTGAAGAAAATATTGAAATAGTTTTCTTCTTATACATATTTAGTGGATTAATTGGGATGATTAAGGTAACTGGTGGGGTTAAGGGAGTAGAAAATTTAATTTCTAAGCGAATAAAGAGTAAAAAAGGAGTCTTATTGACTACTTGGGGCTTATCACTATTTACCTTTATTGATTGTGGTTTTCATATTATGGCTTTAGGAGCGATTATGAAACCAATTGCTAAAAAAATTAACTTGGCTAAAGAAAGATTAGCCTATGTTATTGATACTGCTACCGTACCATTAATTGTGCTTGCTCCATTAGGAACTACCTATGTAGGATATATGGTTACTCTAGTTAGAACTAGTTTAGCAGAAAATAATATAAATCAAGATCCTTACTCGCTTTTTATTAAGAGTATACCCTATAATTTCTATGCTATTGTAGCAATTCTAATTAGTCTGGGGGTAGTTATAACTGGTAAATATTTTAGTATAAAAAAAGATACTACAAAAGTTAAGGATAAAGAGACTAAACAACATCACCATAGTAAATTTAAAGAAGATGTAGAACCGAAAATTTGGAATATAGTCTTTCCTATCCTTACTTTATTTATCTTAACCCTTTACTTTTTGTGGTGGTCAGGAAGTCAAGAGACTAATTCATTCCTCACTGCTTTATTAAAAGCCAAAACAGCTCGAATGATGCTTGTTGCTTTATTAGCAACCTTAGTTATCACAGCATTATTTTATATTTTCCAAAAATTTAAAATTGGAGAGTTAATCAATGGTTTTCTTGAAGGTGGTAACGAGATTATAGTGGCTATGGTGCTACTTTTTCTTGTCTGGGGATTAGCTGAAGTATCTAATGATCTGGGCTTTAGCCAATTTATTACTAATACTTTAGGTACATTTCTCCCCGGTTACTTAGTTCCTAGCATATTATTTTTACTAGGATCTATAGTCTCCTACTTTATTGGTACATCTTGGGGGGCCTGGGGGCTTTTAATGCCTATGGGCATCTCACTTGCTATTGCAACTAATAGTAACTTAGCGCTAAGTGTTGGAGCTGTTTTTGCTGGGGGAACCTTTGGTGATCATATTTCACCATTATCTGAAACGACAGTAATTACAGCTACAATTATGAAGATGCCAGTTGTTAAGCATGCTAATAACCAATTGCTTTATGGTATTACTGGAGTAGTTATCTCCAGTATTCTCTATCTCATAGCTGGTATTTTACTATAA
- a CDS encoding 4Fe-4S binding protein yields MAVKVNKKLCNGCGSCKESRCMRICPGNLLYKTEDNKATIRDKRECWDCAACVKECPNQAIEMYLPAEIGGRGSTLKAKTKRDEIIWTLKKIDGSTKKFKVKNKLLLNKNL; encoded by the coding sequence ATGGCAGTTAAAGTTAATAAAAAATTATGCAATGGCTGTGGAAGTTGTAAAGAATCACGTTGTATGAGAATTTGTCCCGGGAACTTATTATATAAAACTGAGGATAATAAAGCTACGATAAGGGATAAACGAGAATGTTGGGATTGTGCTGCTTGTGTTAAAGAGTGTCCTAACCAAGCTATTGAAATGTATTTACCAGCAGAGATTGGGGGCAGGGGCTCTACCTTAAAGGCTAAAACTAAGAGAGATGAAATAATCTGGACTTTAAAAAAGATAGATGGTTCTACCAAGAAGTTTAAAGTTAAGAATAAGTTATTATTAAATAAAAACTTATAG
- a CDS encoding adenylyl-sulfate reductase subunit alpha — MKQIETVQLETDVLVIGGGAAGCYAGIKLKEENEDVDVLIAEKAQIERSGCLAAGINALNAYLNPGVTAKDFLEYVKQDSEDLVRDDLVYSIAKGVNEVAYNLEEWGLPFLKDEQGNYVAKGTRSVKIKGEQIKPILAQATLDSGVDILNRVNITNYLVVNNRVRGAVGFSVRENKFYIIKAKAVICATGGAAGIYKPNNPGQARHKMWYSPFNTGAGYAMGIRAGAEMTTFEMRFIALRVKDVISPTGTLAQGFNANQINVQGEEYQKNYEKNSTPLRLHATIKENQAGRGPCYLNVNHLDKKGATRLKRTYLNMSPGIVLQWADNEVEPNQEPIEINGTEPYVVGGHSQSGYWVDVNRKTTIEGLYAAGDVVGGAPKKYATGCMVEGEIAASHALDYIKSLETKEVPQQMIDQEFNRTFAPLNRETGFTPAELEERLQKIMDEYAGGLSVDYQLHEKKLLQARDLLKQLKDDLTKGYATSMHQLMKLHEVIDRVDVARVLVEHLLYRKETRWKAYQQRIDYPQRDDDNWFKFVNSVYDQSADQIQIIEREHVEVGELDGS; from the coding sequence ATGAAACAGATAGAAACTGTCCAATTAGAAACTGATGTATTGGTGATTGGTGGAGGGGCAGCGGGATGTTATGCTGGAATTAAGCTCAAAGAAGAGAATGAAGATGTTGATGTTTTGATTGCTGAAAAGGCACAGATAGAAAGAAGTGGCTGTTTAGCAGCTGGGATTAATGCTTTAAATGCTTATTTAAATCCGGGGGTTACAGCTAAAGATTTTTTAGAATATGTTAAGCAAGATTCAGAGGATTTAGTAAGAGATGATTTAGTTTATTCTATAGCTAAAGGGGTTAATGAAGTAGCTTATAACTTAGAAGAGTGGGGGTTACCTTTTCTAAAGGACGAACAAGGCAATTATGTAGCTAAAGGTACTAGAAGTGTTAAAATCAAAGGTGAGCAGATTAAGCCGATTTTAGCTCAGGCTACTCTAGATAGTGGAGTTGATATTTTAAATAGAGTTAATATTACTAATTATTTAGTAGTAAATAATAGGGTTAGAGGAGCTGTTGGTTTTTCTGTGCGAGAGAATAAATTTTATATAATTAAGGCTAAAGCTGTTATTTGTGCTACTGGTGGTGCAGCTGGTATTTATAAGCCTAATAATCCAGGTCAAGCTCGTCATAAAATGTGGTATTCTCCTTTTAATACAGGAGCAGGTTATGCTATGGGGATTAGAGCAGGAGCTGAGATGACAACTTTTGAGATGAGATTTATAGCCTTACGGGTTAAGGATGTTATTTCTCCTACGGGAACATTGGCCCAAGGATTTAATGCTAATCAGATTAATGTCCAGGGCGAGGAATACCAAAAAAATTATGAGAAGAATTCTACGCCACTTAGATTACATGCTACTATCAAAGAAAATCAAGCGGGTCGAGGGCCTTGTTATTTAAATGTGAATCATCTTGATAAAAAGGGCGCTACAAGATTAAAAAGGACTTATTTAAATATGTCTCCAGGGATTGTATTGCAGTGGGCTGATAATGAAGTAGAGCCAAATCAAGAACCAATAGAGATTAATGGTACTGAACCTTATGTTGTAGGTGGCCATTCTCAATCAGGCTATTGGGTAGATGTTAACCGAAAAACTACTATTGAAGGTCTTTATGCTGCTGGAGATGTTGTCGGAGGAGCCCCCAAAAAATATGCTACTGGTTGTATGGTAGAAGGAGAAATAGCGGCTTCTCATGCATTAGATTACATTAAAAGTCTAGAGACTAAAGAAGTACCTCAACAGATGATAGACCAAGAGTTTAACAGAACATTTGCTCCTTTAAATAGAGAAACAGGTTTTACTCCAGCAGAACTTGAGGAAAGATTACAAAAAATAATGGATGAATATGCTGGAGGATTAAGTGTTGATTATCAACTTCACGAGAAAAAGTTATTACAGGCTAGAGATTTATTAAAGCAATTAAAGGATGATTTAACTAAAGGTTATGCTACAAGCATGCATCAATTAATGAAGTTACATGAAGTAATTGATCGAGTAGATGTAGCTCGTGTTCTTGTAGAGCATCTATTATATCGAAAAGAAACTAGGTGGAAAGCTTATCAACAACGAATTGATTATCCACAGCGGGATGATGATAACTGGTTTAAGTTTGTTAATTCTGTTTATGACCAAAGTGCTGATCAAATCCAGATTATTGAGCGAGAACATGTAGAGGTAGGTGAATTAGATGGCAGTTAA
- the sat gene encoding sulfate adenylyltransferase, with protein sequence MLIEPHGGQLVNRIVPEDKQAQLLAAAENMPQINLSNRELTEVENIATGLYSPLTGFMNQKDYQHVIEDMQLANGLPWTIPVVLGVSEAQAKSLTIGQDIALTAGQEVYAILHLEDKYKYDKKQEAKLVYQTTEKEHPGVKKLYQRDNILLGGKISLLKKIDHHRFRHYRLEPSGVREMIKEKGWERVVGFQTRNPIHRAHEYIQKCALEICDGLLLTPLVGETKSSDVPVEYRIESYEVVMDKIYPQDRMALTVFPAPMRYAGPREAIFHALCRKNLGCTHFIVGRDHAGVGDYYGTYEAQELFDQFDSDKLGIAPLCFDYSFYCKECNSMATKKTCPHDSDFHISLSGTKVRGMLRAGKKPPKELTRPEVAEVLVKGMAQ encoded by the coding sequence ATGTTGATTGAGCCACATGGTGGTCAGTTGGTTAATAGAATTGTACCAGAAGATAAGCAAGCTCAACTGTTAGCTGCAGCAGAGAATATGCCCCAAATTAACTTAAGTAATCGAGAATTAACTGAAGTAGAGAATATAGCCACTGGGTTATATAGTCCTTTAACAGGATTTATGAACCAGAAAGACTATCAACATGTTATAGAAGATATGCAACTAGCTAATGGGTTACCATGGACTATTCCAGTCGTATTAGGTGTTAGTGAGGCACAAGCGAAAAGTTTAACCATTGGTCAAGATATAGCCTTGACTGCAGGTCAAGAAGTATATGCTATCTTGCATTTAGAAGATAAGTATAAGTATGATAAGAAGCAAGAAGCTAAATTAGTCTATCAGACTACAGAAAAGGAACATCCTGGAGTAAAAAAGCTTTATCAACGTGATAATATATTACTAGGTGGGAAGATTTCATTACTTAAAAAAATTGATCACCACCGGTTTAGACATTATAGGTTAGAGCCTAGTGGTGTAAGAGAGATGATTAAAGAAAAAGGTTGGGAGAGAGTGGTAGGTTTTCAGACACGAAATCCAATTCATAGAGCACATGAGTATATTCAAAAGTGTGCTTTAGAAATATGTGATGGTTTATTATTAACTCCTTTAGTAGGAGAGACTAAAAGTAGTGATGTTCCTGTAGAGTATAGAATTGAAAGTTACGAAGTAGTAATGGATAAGATCTATCCTCAGGATAGGATGGCTTTGACAGTTTTTCCAGCCCCAATGAGATATGCCGGGCCAAGGGAAGCAATCTTTCATGCTTTATGTCGTAAGAATCTTGGTTGTACTCACTTTATAGTAGGCCGGGATCATGCTGGAGTAGGAGATTATTATGGTACTTATGAAGCTCAGGAATTATTTGACCAATTTGATTCTGATAAATTAGGAATTGCTCCTTTATGTTTTGACTATTCATTTTATTGTAAAGAGTGTAATTCAATGGCTACTAAAAAGACTTGTCCTCATGATAGTGACTTTCATATTTCCCTAAGTGGAACCAAAGTAAGAGGTATGTTACGAGCTGGTAAAAAGCCTCCTAAAGAGTTAACTAGACCTGAAGTAGCTGAAGTTTTAGTTAAGGGTATGGCCCAGTAA
- a CDS encoding O-acetylhomoserine aminocarboxypropyltransferase/cysteine synthase family protein encodes MRFNTKLVNNKIKDDYGATNTPVYLTNAFEHQTAEDLKKVFNNQAPGYVYSRINNPSINNVEQKLADLEGGKAAILSSSGMAAISTATLAILEAGDEFIATSSLFGGTYNLFKSYQDYGITPRFAKGVEKEDIEELITAKTKFVFLETLGNPKLDIPDIRGIAELCKKQEVALIVDSTMTTPALIKPFELGANLVIHSTSKYINGTANSIGGIIIDGGNFAWTRFDNFSNYKRYGKLAFSAKARGETFRNLGPCASPVNSFLNELGLPTLALRMEQHCDNAYKLAKFLDDHPQVKEVNYPGLEDNSYYSRAQDLFNGGYGGMLTIRVGSQEEAFKIINKLEYFYNLANIGDVKSLVIHPASTIYTNNTKEEQEKLGVYDDLIRISVGLEDIADLKKDFSQALQD; translated from the coding sequence ATGAGATTTAATACCAAGTTAGTTAATAATAAAATTAAAGATGATTACGGGGCAACTAATACTCCAGTTTATTTAACTAATGCTTTTGAGCATCAGACGGCTGAAGATTTAAAGAAGGTATTTAATAACCAAGCTCCTGGGTATGTTTATAGTCGGATTAATAACCCTTCGATTAATAATGTAGAGCAAAAATTAGCTGATTTAGAAGGTGGAAAGGCTGCTATTTTATCTTCTTCTGGGATGGCAGCTATTTCAACTGCTACTTTAGCTATTTTAGAAGCTGGTGATGAATTTATTGCTACTAGTTCATTATTTGGAGGGACTTATAATCTTTTTAAAAGTTATCAAGATTATGGGATAACTCCTCGTTTTGCTAAGGGAGTAGAGAAAGAAGATATAGAGGAGCTAATTACTGCTAAGACTAAATTTGTTTTTTTAGAGACCTTGGGGAATCCGAAATTGGATATCCCAGATATTCGAGGGATTGCAGAGCTTTGTAAGAAACAAGAGGTAGCTCTAATAGTTGATAGTACAATGACTACCCCAGCTTTAATTAAACCTTTTGAATTAGGGGCCAACCTTGTAATTCATTCTACATCTAAATATATTAATGGTACTGCTAATTCTATTGGTGGGATAATTATTGATGGTGGAAATTTTGCTTGGACTAGATTTGATAACTTCTCAAATTATAAAAGGTATGGTAAGTTAGCTTTTAGTGCTAAGGCCAGAGGAGAGACATTTAGAAACCTTGGCCCGTGTGCATCACCAGTTAATTCTTTCTTGAATGAATTAGGATTACCTACTTTAGCTTTAAGAATGGAACAACACTGTGATAATGCTTATAAGCTAGCTAAGTTTTTAGATGATCATCCGCAAGTAAAAGAAGTTAATTACCCTGGATTAGAGGATAATAGTTATTATTCTAGAGCTCAAGATCTATTTAATGGTGGCTATGGTGGAATGTTAACAATAAGAGTAGGTAGTCAAGAAGAGGCGTTTAAAATAATTAATAAATTGGAATACTTTTATAATCTAGCTAATATAGGTGATGTTAAATCACTTGTGATTCATCCAGCTTCTACAATTTATACTAACAATACTAAAGAAGAGCAAGAAAAGCTGGGGGTTTATGATGATTTGATTAGAATTAGTGTGGGGCTAGAAGATATTGCAGATTTAAAGAAGGATTTCTCTCAAGCTTTACAGGATTAA
- a CDS encoding sulfurtransferase TusA family protein encodes MNKQPVFNIPQTVKEDTKEYETEVERFLAGELDAVRFKSRRVPKGVYSQRGYQPGQERYMVRVRIPGGVLTKEQLKRLNQLSKDYGSGYLHVTTRQDIQIHQVKIEDTPQVLFELLEVGLSPRGGGGNTVRNILNAPRAGVNPQQAFDTTPHALALTEYLIKTRSSFNLPRKYKIAFSPTQEDNALATINDLGFIAQEVDGTRGFRVYAAGGMGNEPEVGLLLEEFVTEGKIFHVAEAIKRFFDDYGDRSNKHQARLRFVRKRLGDQEFVKKYQEYLAEVLEEDLAGEEINYYEEVRTKGEDLDLELEADYIYPEAEDGYYSLELRPTNGDLNYKDVEELLDLLTTEEITLRTTLKQGLLIRGVKSNQVASLSKQINNINDELLIANRGTVPVSCKGASTCKLGLCISPNLAQQIKAELSSLPDKLQSVLPQVYISGCPNVCGQHLIGKLGFEGKAKRFNDKLVPHYSLFLGGNIEQDNSCYGDKTIDIPAKRIPDFLEDLARMLVEDLDYNKEQFNQYLEAGGAEKIINLAARYTSVPNYEEDPAIYKDWGQEQDFSLAGRGPGECGAGVMDIIQLDIDTAKSHYQAATKDNDNEQLYQAIVNVARALLIVRGVDTDKDRVILKEFETEFIDSDLVDNSYVKLLDAAIDYKLGDIDDLLQYQEQVAALVNRVEKLYNSLNAKLEFDLEEEVEENKETTEDREEKLADLRGVECPMNFVKAKVAISPLDEGDILEIYLDEGEPIANVPQSLAKEGHEILSKEQTKEGHYILLVKKQ; translated from the coding sequence ATGAACAAGCAGCCTGTATTTAATATTCCTCAGACAGTTAAAGAAGATACTAAAGAATATGAAACAGAAGTGGAACGATTTTTGGCTGGGGAGCTTGATGCTGTTAGATTTAAGAGTCGTAGAGTACCAAAAGGGGTTTATAGTCAACGAGGTTATCAGCCTGGTCAAGAGAGATATATGGTACGGGTTAGAATCCCGGGAGGAGTCTTAACTAAAGAGCAATTAAAGCGCTTAAATCAATTAAGTAAAGATTATGGGAGTGGATATCTACATGTTACTACTAGACAGGATATTCAAATCCATCAAGTTAAGATAGAAGATACGCCACAAGTTTTATTTGAATTATTAGAGGTTGGTTTAAGTCCACGCGGTGGAGGTGGAAATACTGTTAGAAATATTTTAAATGCTCCTCGAGCAGGTGTTAATCCTCAGCAGGCATTTGATACTACTCCACATGCGTTAGCTTTAACTGAATATTTGATTAAGACTCGTTCATCATTTAATTTACCACGTAAGTATAAGATTGCTTTTTCTCCTACTCAGGAGGATAATGCTTTGGCGACGATTAATGACTTAGGCTTTATTGCTCAAGAGGTTGATGGTACAAGAGGTTTTAGAGTTTATGCTGCTGGTGGAATGGGTAATGAACCAGAAGTTGGATTGCTTTTAGAGGAATTTGTGACTGAGGGTAAAATCTTTCATGTAGCAGAAGCAATTAAACGATTCTTTGATGATTATGGTGACCGAAGTAATAAGCACCAGGCTAGATTACGTTTTGTTAGAAAGAGATTAGGAGATCAAGAGTTTGTTAAGAAATATCAAGAATATCTAGCAGAAGTACTAGAGGAAGATTTAGCTGGTGAAGAAATAAATTATTACGAGGAAGTAAGGACTAAAGGAGAAGACTTAGATTTAGAACTAGAGGCTGATTATATTTATCCTGAAGCGGAAGATGGGTATTATTCTTTAGAATTAAGACCTACTAATGGTGATCTTAATTATAAAGATGTAGAAGAGTTATTAGATCTATTGACTACAGAGGAGATAACTCTTAGAACTACTTTAAAACAAGGTTTACTAATTAGAGGAGTAAAAAGTAATCAAGTAGCAAGTTTAAGCAAGCAAATTAATAATATTAACGATGAATTATTAATCGCTAATAGGGGTACGGTACCAGTTTCATGTAAAGGAGCTTCTACTTGTAAATTAGGTTTATGTATTTCACCTAATTTGGCCCAACAGATTAAAGCTGAATTAAGTTCTTTACCAGACAAATTACAAAGTGTTTTACCTCAAGTTTATATCAGTGGTTGTCCTAATGTCTGTGGTCAACATTTAATTGGTAAGTTAGGTTTTGAAGGGAAAGCAAAGAGATTTAATGATAAATTAGTACCTCATTATTCATTATTCTTAGGTGGTAATATAGAACAGGATAATAGCTGTTATGGTGATAAGACGATTGATATTCCAGCTAAAAGGATCCCTGACTTTTTAGAGGATTTAGCGAGAATGTTGGTAGAAGATTTAGATTATAATAAAGAGCAGTTTAATCAGTATTTAGAGGCTGGTGGAGCAGAAAAAATAATTAATCTAGCTGCTAGGTATACTAGTGTTCCTAACTATGAAGAAGACCCTGCTATCTATAAAGATTGGGGCCAAGAGCAAGACTTCTCTTTAGCAGGTAGAGGGCCTGGAGAATGTGGAGCTGGAGTAATGGATATTATTCAGTTAGATATAGATACAGCTAAATCTCACTATCAAGCAGCTACTAAAGATAATGATAATGAGCAACTTTATCAGGCAATAGTTAATGTTGCTCGAGCTTTATTAATTGTAAGAGGTGTGGATACAGATAAAGATCGGGTTATTTTAAAAGAATTTGAAACTGAGTTTATCGATAGTGATTTAGTAGATAATAGTTATGTAAAATTATTAGATGCTGCTATAGATTATAAACTAGGTGATATTGATGATCTATTACAGTATCAAGAGCAGGTAGCAGCATTAGTTAATCGAGTTGAGAAGTTATATAATTCTTTAAATGCTAAATTAGAGTTTGATTTAGAGGAAGAAGTTGAGGAGAATAAGGAGACTACAGAGGATAGGGAAGAAAAATTAGCGGACTTAAGAGGCGTTGAATGTCCGATGAATTTTGTGAAAGCCAAAGTAGCAATTAGTCCTTTAGATGAAGGTGATATACTAGAGATTTATTTAGATGAAGGAGAGCCAATAGCTAATGTACCTCAGAGTTTAGCTAAAGAAGGCCATGAAATTTTATCTAAAGAACAAACTAAGGAAGGTCATTATATCTTATTGGTAAAGAAGCAATAA
- a CDS encoding Mov34/MPN/PAD-1 family protein, whose translation MIKLPTSLYKKLVGHAQDEFPQECCGLVAGVSQEEIEVKEVYPMTNTDASAEHFSMDPKEQFKVVKEIRSEDYEMIGNYHSHPFTPSRPSEEDKRLAYDQEAIYFILSLAGEEPVLKAFRIKEQQDVIEVEIELI comes from the coding sequence ATGATTAAGTTACCAACTAGCTTATATAAAAAATTAGTCGGTCATGCTCAAGATGAATTTCCTCAGGAATGTTGTGGATTAGTAGCCGGTGTCAGTCAAGAAGAGATAGAGGTTAAAGAAGTATATCCGATGACTAATACTGATGCTTCAGCAGAGCATTTTTCTATGGATCCTAAAGAGCAATTTAAAGTAGTTAAAGAAATTAGGAGTGAGGATTATGAAATGATTGGTAATTATCATTCCCATCCCTTTACTCCTTCGCGACCTTCTGAGGAAGATAAGAGATTAGCTTATGACCAAGAGGCCATTTATTTTATTTTATCACTAGCAGGAGAAGAGCCGGTTTTAAAGGCCTTTAGAATTAAAGAACAACAAGATGTAATTGAAGTAGAGATTGAATTAATTTAG
- a CDS encoding HesA/MoeB/ThiF family protein — translation MFSEEQLERYSRHIILGDVGVEGQQKLLNSSVLIIGTGGLGTPAAQFLAAAGIGKIGLVDADQVELSNLQRQVLHHTPDVGKLKVKSAKETINDMNPDVDVETYDYYLHSGNIKEVIRSYDFVIDGTDNFPAKFLINDACVMENKPLSHAGIIRFSGQTMTIVPGESSCYRCAFPKPPKPGAVPSCKEAGVLGVMGGVIGTIQATEAIKYLLDKGELLTNTLLTYDALKMEFNKHQLKKRDNCAICSSEPEITELIDYEQGACDL, via the coding sequence TTGTTTAGTGAAGAGCAGTTAGAAAGATACTCACGTCATATTATCTTAGGCGATGTAGGTGTTGAAGGACAACAAAAGTTACTTAACTCCTCAGTTCTTATTATTGGGACTGGTGGTTTAGGGACCCCAGCTGCTCAGTTTTTAGCTGCTGCTGGGATAGGCAAAATTGGTTTAGTAGATGCAGATCAAGTAGAGTTATCTAATTTACAACGACAGGTTTTACATCATACTCCAGATGTAGGTAAATTAAAGGTTAAGTCAGCTAAAGAGACTATCAATGATATGAATCCTGATGTAGATGTCGAAACTTACGATTATTATTTACATTCAGGAAATATTAAGGAAGTAATTAGAAGTTATGATTTTGTAATTGATGGAACGGATAACTTTCCGGCTAAGTTTTTAATTAATGATGCGTGTGTAATGGAGAACAAACCTCTTTCTCACGCAGGGATAATTAGATTCTCAGGCCAGACAATGACTATTGTTCCTGGTGAATCTTCTTGTTATAGATGTGCATTTCCTAAACCTCCTAAGCCAGGTGCTGTTCCTTCTTGTAAGGAAGCAGGAGTATTGGGAGTAATGGGGGGCGTGATTGGTACTATTCAAGCTACAGAAGCTATTAAGTATTTGCTTGATAAAGGTGAATTATTAACTAACACCTTATTAACCTATGATGCTTTAAAGATGGAATTTAATAAGCATCAACTTAAGAAGAGAGATAATTGTGCTATTTGTAGTAGTGAACCAGAGATTACAGAACTAATAGACTACGAACAAGGAGCTTGTGATTTATAA
- the thiS gene encoding sulfur carrier protein ThiS produces MKIEINGNQVEFNKELTVTELLEDQDVDMPDMVSVQLNGEILARDSFEDTVVTNGDEVEFLYFMGGGALV; encoded by the coding sequence ATGAAGATTGAAATTAATGGTAATCAGGTAGAATTTAACAAGGAATTAACAGTGACGGAATTATTAGAAGACCAGGATGTTGATATGCCAGATATGGTTTCAGTTCAGTTAAATGGTGAAATTTTGGCTAGAGATAGTTTTGAAGATACAGTAGTTACAAATGGTGATGAAGTAGAATTCTTATACTTTATGGGTGGTGGAGCTCTTGTTTAG
- the cysK gene encoding cysteine synthase A: MKIANNITELIGATPLVKLNRLVPEDAAEVLVKLESFNPGKSVKDRIALNMIEEAEKEGVLKPGGTIVEPTSGNTGIGLSFVGIAKGYNVILTMPDTMSIERRKLLKAYGAELVLTPGEDGMPGAIDKAKEMVENNEDYFMPQQFNNKANPQVHRETTAQEIIEATDGQLDAFVAGVGTGGTITGTGEVLKQELDQVEVIAIEPTDSAVISGEEPGPHMIQGIGAGFIPEVLEVELLDEVVKIENEEAMKIAQRLAQEEGILVGISSGAAVAAAIKVAKELGPDKRVVTIAPDTGERYLSTPLFKEE; encoded by the coding sequence ATGAAAATAGCAAATAATATTACTGAATTAATTGGTGCTACTCCACTGGTTAAGTTAAATAGACTCGTACCAGAAGATGCAGCAGAAGTATTAGTCAAGTTAGAATCTTTCAATCCCGGAAAGAGTGTTAAGGATCGAATCGCACTAAATATGATTGAAGAAGCTGAAAAAGAAGGCGTTTTAAAGCCTGGTGGAACTATTGTAGAGCCTACGAGTGGTAATACAGGAATTGGATTATCTTTTGTTGGTATAGCTAAAGGATATAATGTAATTTTGACAATGCCCGATACAATGAGCATTGAAAGAAGAAAATTATTAAAAGCCTATGGTGCTGAATTGGTATTGACACCGGGTGAAGATGGTATGCCAGGAGCAATTGATAAAGCTAAAGAAATGGTAGAGAATAATGAAGATTATTTTATGCCCCAGCAATTTAATAATAAAGCAAATCCACAGGTGCACAGAGAAACAACAGCCCAAGAAATTATAGAAGCTACTGATGGTCAATTAGATGCTTTCGTAGCTGGAGTAGGAACTGGAGGAACTATTACTGGAACTGGGGAAGTTTTAAAGCAAGAGTTAGACCAGGTAGAAGTAATAGCAATTGAACCAACAGATTCAGCAGTAATTAGTGGTGAAGAGCCAGGACCACATATGATCCAAGGAATTGGTGCTGGATTTATTCCTGAAGTTTTAGAGGTTGAATTATTAGATGAGGTTGTTAAGATAGAGAATGAAGAAGCTATGAAGATAGCGCAGAGGTTGGCCCAAGAAGAAGGCATTCTAGTTGGTATTTCTTCTGGAGCAGCAGTAGCAGCAGCTATTAAAGTAGCTAAGGAGTTAGGGCCAGATAAACGGGTAGTAACAATAGCCCCTGATACTGGAGAGAGATATTTAAGCACACCATTATTTAAAGAAGAATAA